In the Colius striatus isolate bColStr4 chromosome 3, bColStr4.1.hap1, whole genome shotgun sequence genome, ACTGAGTGTTTTCACCTTTTACCTTCACAGAGAACAGACACTTATGACTCCTGAAGAAGCGGAGTTGTTTCCTGGGGGAAAACACAACAGAGAGGTGAACCAGTGGTACAATAATGGGATGGGATGTGCCCTGCAGGCAATGGGAGATGCCAGGAACAACACAGATTTTCCAGCACACTCAGGCAGTCTCAGTGTGCAGGGCATCCCACAAGTGGCATTACTGCTCTGGGACTGCTGCTCAGAATTATCTCCCCAGGATGGGTGCCACCTCTCTCATGCTCTTCAGAGCCTGTAGTGCAAGGCTCGTAGGGTAAATCACACTGGTGATATATTTCTCTCTCAGGATCATCTGAGCTGCCAGAGAACAGAGAGGCTGGAGTCCTCCTCCAAGGCTTCAAGAATCAAAGTAGAAAGAAACAGAGCAGGGATCAAATCCCTATACTTAGAGAAGGTCATACCACCTAGCTCCTCCCATAGCCAAGGATGGATCAGGGTGGAGAAGTGAACCTGCTGGAAGTTGTCAGGCCAGGAATGCCCCAAATGCCCTTGAAAGACCCCAGTTCCTCTCCAGTGTACAGGGAGAAGAGCTCTCTTCACAGGGGCaaggctgagagctggagctCACCAGCCAGGGTGGGCCCTCCAAGTGCCTTTCTGCTGAATTCCAGAAAAGCAGCACCTTTTCACCCATGGCACATAAGGATGAGACATCTTGGGCAGAGAACAACTGAAAAGGATCAGGAAGACCATTTGctgtgcttcttttttttccctctgctagAATTTCTGAGGGCATCCGGGCTGCCTTTCTGTAGCAGTGCAGCACCTGGATGTCAGCACTGGTACCGGAGTCCTCAGGGACCAGGGCAAAGAGGACCCCCAGCCTACTGGGCTGTGTTAGGCAGGTGGTGTTGCCAGCAGGCATAGGGAGGCGATCTTCCTCCTCTGTTCAGCACTACTGAGGCACACCTGGAATGCTGGATCCAGGGATGGACTCCCCAGTACAAGAGAGATGGGAACAGAGTCCAGCAAACGGTTGATGATAATGATAATGATGAAaggactggagcacctctgATGAGAgtaaaggctgagagagttgggatcattcagcctggagaagactcgGCAGGGGAAGCTTATCAGTGTGCTGAGAACTGGTGGGGAGGAATGAAGACAAGGCAGCCACACTCCTCTCAGTGGTGCCCAGAGACAGGGCAAGAGGTGACAACCACAAGCTGAGACACATGAAATCCCATCCATACTCAAGAAAAGACTTGTTTCTGTAGGTGTGTGcatgcagtgtgtgtgtgtgcgcttGTGTGTGTCGTGTGTGCTTGTGCTGTGCGGGTATGTTGTGTGTAGGAGTGGGTGTGTGCGCAGTGTGCATGTGTTGTGCTGTGAgtggtatgtgtgtgtgcacacagggcATGGTCTGTGTGAgttgtgggtttgtgtgtgttCAGTGTGCATGGGGTGGTGGTTCAGGGTTGCATGTGGCCACAGCCACTGCTCAGTTCCATGGGGGTGTCAAGAGGAGCCTCAGCCCCAGAAAGGTCCCAGATGGTGTCCTAGTGAAATCCAcaggtcccagaggcagtgagAGAGGGGACTGTGGGGCACATGAGGGTTTGAGGCAGGCATGGGGGAAGCTGTGGGTACTCAGGGGGTTATGAGGCACATGGGCAGTTGGAGACCCTGTGGGAAAgctgtgagggagcccaggaCAGTAACGTGACACCCACAGGGTCGGGAATCTGGGGGAGAGAGTTGGGTGCTCATCAAGGGGACCCTGAGGGGCACCCAGGGGAGGGAGTTGTGGAGTACCCAGGAAAGGGGAAGTCTCTGGGGCACAGGAGGGGTCGGAGGCGCCCTGGGGGCTATGGGACATCCAGGAGGCTGGCAAATCCCAGGGGTTTGTGAGGCACAGTTCCACCTCGGCTGGGGTTGGGGGCACCCAGAGAGGGGCGCGGGCTGGCAGGGTGTCCCCAGAAGCCGATGCAGAAGCCCAGGCCTGTGGCACCTCCTTTATtggcggcgcggcggcgcgTCAGGGCGCGGGCGGGCGCGTGCCCGCGAGGTGCACGGGCAGCCCGTCGCGGCAGGCCACGCGCACGTGGTGCTGCAGCTGGCGCGCGCGGTAGGCGCAGGGCTGGCGCGTGTCGCCGCCGCGCAGGCGGCAGGCCGTGAGCGGCAGCGCCGCCGCCGTGCTGTGCAGCCCCGCCGCGTCCGCCGCCGCCGAGCACGCCCCCGACAGCTCCTCCGGCGACGCGTGCACGAACGTGTTGGAGGGCTTGCAGGGCCGCCCCGGCGCCGTCACCCCGCGCCGCGCCAGCATGTTCTCGCAGTAGCGGTGCGCGGCGAGCACCGGCGTCCGCGGGTAGTCCACGTGCTGCCGCAGGAACTTCTCGTAGCGGCTCTCGCCCAGCGCCCCCGACAGAGCTGCCAGCACCAGCGCCGCGTACAGGGCCCAGCCCGCCATGGCCACCTGCGGAAAGCGGCGTCAGGGCCGTCCGGACTTGTGGGAGCCCAGGTGTAAACCCCACCCCGAACACTCCATTCGTCTACAAATTCCGCTTCCCAGACACCCGGGTTCCTTACAAATCCCTTCCAAATGGATGGGCGTGTCCCCCAACCCCTCTCAGATGCCTGTGGATCCCCCTACACAACACCCCACAGTCACCTGGGGCCTTTGCAGTTCTGCATTCCCCAGAAGCCTGGATCCCCTATGGAACAGTCCCTGGACCCCTGGGTCCCCTATAGACCTCCCCCCTACTCAGCCACCTGGGTCCCCTACATATACTCCTTTCCCCTCTGGATGCCCCAGTTCCTCACAGTCCCCTCCCGCAGATGCTCTGGTCCCTCACGCGTCCCTCACCTGCACCTGTGTGTAtgcctcagtttctcttctGGTCTCGGGGATCTCCGGGATCCCTCCCACTCCTCTGTGCCTCTTTTATACTGGCCCCAGGTGAGCCCAATGGGCAAGGATCCAGGAGGAGGGGCAGGACAAAGAGCAAAGTCCAGCAGATGTGTTGGGAGAGCCAGACATCCAGGAGGCCCCATTCTCCCTCATgctcccccccgccccttccctGCCAAGGTCATTAGGTAGTCATTAACGAACGACATGACTGGCTGCCCACATCTCCTCGGGTGCCCCCTGCCCATGTTTCCTTGGGCCATGCATTCTGGCCTGGGCCATGTGTGCCATGGCGGGCAGGACATCTGGGTCCCCTCTGGTAGCATGGCAGGATAGTAGCTACCTCTGGGGCAGCTGACAAATGCTCCTGCACCTCTTGGACAATGTGGGATGTCCACAGCTTCCCTGCACTGCTCCAGTAGCTGTTTGTCCCTTCTCCCCATGCCCTCTTGCAGGCAAGCCCGAGGAGTGCCAGGATGCATTGTGCCTCACTTCTTCTGCAGTAGCAACCAAGTTTGACCTTGAGTTTGTCAGGGAAGACAATGACACTGGATGCTGATGCTCCATGAGTGGGCCTCAGTGCTAGGGTAGTGGGCTGATGAGACACTGTGTGTCACCTTCAGACCTGACCTACTTGTCCCCAGGTACAGCATAGCACTTCCCCTTGTCTATCACAGGCTCATCATGTCCTTCAGCTGGGGCAAGCTCAGTCCTGGGTACCACCTTCCCCAAAAGGTCTGGAAAAGCGTGGCCACGACAAAAGTGGACAGCgctctgccctgggctgtggTCGCATCTCTATGGCTCTGTTGGCCTCTCAAGAAATCCTCCTCAGTGATACCCTTCCTTGCAGTGGGAACAGCTCAGGCACCTGGCCAAACCTTGCAGACATGGAAAATCAGTGCAGGCCCCTTGCTGAGTCCCTGAGaatcctctgctcctgctgggcGGGTAAGCAGGATGGGGGCTCTCATCACTATCTCATGCATGAAGTGTAAGACTCAGACTCACTGAAAGCAGTTTCACAAAGTCAAGGGTTGGAATTTAGTTTATGAGCAACCGTCCCtgaaggtgtttaagagacgggtgaatgttgcacttagggaaatggtctagtggttgatagggctgggataaaggctggacttgatgatcttaaaggtctcttccagatgagacgattgtatgattctattaCAGCAACAGATATAACAGATTTAAGACTGCCACTGGTAAATACACTTACTGCAGTAGCACTCATATTTGATGACACTGCCAGCAGTACTTATCCCAGAGAATTCCTCATCACAGAGTGAAAACGCACAATTCTTACCAAGCAGATGTCCCTGTCTTGGTGCAGGAACAGGAGTATGGCTGTCTTGTCTGGGTCTTCaatctctctctccctgctgcGTCTAAGTCAacttgagaagaagcagaacaaaagtactcaaaaggttaaaaatctaaaaaaaaaaaaaaaacccaaacccaaaacccctctATCTCCCTCTCCCTGGGGACTTTCATACCCCGAACTCTCTGCCCCCTCCCTGTGGTGACACTTAGCATGATTTGGGTGGGGAGCTGAAGAACATAGTCATCTATGTTCAGCATCGacctctttcttttcattattatatCTAGGGGTATTAAAAGGGTGTTAACTTTAATACCAATTTCATGGTTGATGAAGCAATTCTCTCACTCTGGGCACTGTGGCACTGCTGAGGctgttttgaagctgtttttctgcttgatCCCATGATTTCAGGACCACCTTGCCTCCACAAGGCTtcctcccagggctgctcctcaTGCTGATCTCTCAGGCTTCCACTTCCCAAGCCTGCACAATGGTACTTTTAACCCTTTGTGTGCAATTTCCATCCCTGGACACACCTTGCCTTCCACTGAGCCCGTGTGGATGGGAAGATGGTGCCCACCTCCACCAAGCCTGGACACCTGGCAAGTGTCCACATCAACCTGTGTCCCAGCACTGTCTCTAGCTGGCATGAAGCAGGTACATGTGCTAAAGCCTGCCCTACCTGGGGGACCCTCAGGCATCCTTGCCAGAGGTTGCTGTAAGGTTTGTTGGTGAGCTGCAACCTGTGATCCCTTCTTAAGGTCTCAGGGGAGCTCCAACTGCCCGGCACTGGCCCAGGCACAGCATCTCTGTCTCGCACCCCTGCCTACACGGGTCAGCCCTACCCagagggaggaggcaggaggagggtcGGGCTGCCGCGacctgctggggctgtgttGCTGGGGAGCGCGGTGGGGACGTATCGCGTGAGGGCTGCGCCTGCCCAGGCGAGCGCACACGACAGGCGACGCGTCGGAGCGACAGGCTGAGGGCTGCGTGTGCGGCTCGGGGAGGACAGCGTGGCCGAAGGCGGGCTCCGCACCCCGCTGCAGAGGGGAGCGGAGCAATAGgccccagcccctggggctgcccGAGCGGCAGCTCCCCGTCGTTCCCCACCTTCCCCGCGGTGTGGGCCGGCGCTGTCCAGAAGGGCTGCCCGCGCCTCTGCGGGCTCAGGGGCTCCCGTTCTTCCTCAAGCCCTTGAGCCCTTGGAGAGCGACCACCGTCCCTCGGGCTCTGCCCTGGCAACGCAGCCCGTCCTCGGCCTGAGGCACGCCCCGCAGGAAAAGCCCCCGTCCGGCGAAAACCCGCGCGCCGCGGGCACCTGTCTGCacggcagggccagggcagccACCTGCTCCGCAGCGTGCCGTGCCCGCCGTGCCCGCCGCCCCCACCGCCGCACAGCGCCGCCGGCCGGCGCCAGCCCCGCTCCCGCACCTCCGCTGTGCGGCGCCGCGCGTGTCCCGCTCGGGGCCGCAGGGCGGCGCGTGCGGCCGCGGGGCGCGCGGCGCAGGGCCCCCGAAAGGCGCTCTGAGGGCCGCGGGCGGCTGCTGGCGCGCTCGGGGACGCTCGGACGCGGGACGCCGCCCCTTCTTCCCGCAGCGGCGGGAGGACACCCTGCTGTCGCGAGAGTGCGGCCGCCGCCCGCAGGTCTCGCGCGAGCCCCACTCTCGTATAATCTCGCGTGAGCGGCGCTTTCCGGCCTTTTCGTCGGCGGGGCGGGACCATGGCGGTCGGCAAGAACAAGCGCCTCACCAAGGGCGGCAAGAAAGGCGCCAAGAAGAAAGTGTAAGGGCGACTGAGAGAGGGGGAGACGGGGCTGCGGGGCGccgggcggggcgcggcggccgcAGGATGGCGTTGATGTGGGGCGGATGGTGCCGACAGCGGCCGAGCGGCGGGCCGCTGCTGTCATGGCGGCATCCGGGCGCGGGGCGAGCTGCGTGGCGGCGAGGTGGGGGCAGAGAGGCCGGGACGGGAGGCAGCGGAGGCTCTCGAGGCGCTGGGTGGATTCTTTGTCGTCTTAATCTCATCGTGTTTCAGCAGTTGGTTTCCATTTTTCTGACGTAAGTTGAAATGGGTGCTACCCCATAGGAGGGGGTAGTGCTGCCTGTGTTAACACGCTTACCAGCCTGTTTGCCTTGAACACGATGATCGCGTTAAGTGATGATCCGTTTCGCAGAgcaaaagaggaggaggacCTGCCTTCAGCCTGCTTTAATATGAGGAAAAATCGCTGAAAcgtcttttctgttttatttaaattaaggGTTGACCCTTTCTCCAAAAAGGACTGGTACGATGTCAAGGCACCAGCAATGTTTAATATCCGAAACATCGGGAAAACACTTGTCACCAGGACTCAAGGAACTAGTGAGTACTGGGGGATTGTGTGGTAGAGGGAGGTGTAGTTGTTCTGTCTGCTGGCTCCAAATGAGACTTGTTTGAAGAACTACCGACAAGTAGATTTTGCTCATAATGTTAATGTGCAAGTTTGGGGGTggttgtgttgggttttttttgttaagatAGGTGTCTCAAATTTATTTGCTTCATTTGAGTTGACAGCATTGCTTATCAAAGGGAGCTTAGTTGCAGGGATGTTACTAAGGGGTGGTCCTTGTTTCTGTAAGAGAGCCATATCATGGATATGCTATTGAAGAATGTACCTGGAGTTGCTAATGAGCCACTGTGGTGATGTGATGAGTTAAGAAGTTAAGAAGTCGCTCCGATGATGGCAGAGACATGGAGACAGTGTTACAAGAGATCTCTGTCATAATAGGATCATAAAATGAGATCATTGTGTTAGAATTCTGGGACTGACAGTTGAAGGTTGTAAGTAAAGAGACCTCTCTGTTGAGAGAGTTACTAACTTGATGGGAGCATGAGCACGTGTCTCgctgaaagggaagaagttttgaTGTCATGTGGCACACCTTAGGAAAAGAAGGCCAATGTTCAGAGTACAGGATGATCTGAGTACAGATAACAGTACTCTTGGAAGGGTACTGTGTAGAATGGCTACATAATTGAATTATGCTATTCTGCTTGCACTTAAATTTACAAAGGTGGTCCTTATCTTGAGCTGTATGTGTGTGAAACAAGTAAAATAAGGATCACTGTAAACCAGGTGTGATTCAGGCAGTGTTAGAATGTGTATTGTTAGAGGCAGAGCTGTGACATGACTACTTGGGTGGTTGTTGCAGTTTTTTGTCTGCTTGaggcattttgttttcattattgttCATGATTTCCAGACACTTTGTTGTAACCCTTTCCACTTCAAAGAAGGAATGCTGCTTTTCTACATGCTGGACTCTGTGGTACACTGCCATTTGTGTCCAGTGTCCAATACAATTATCTTAAAAAGTCCCACAAAGTGAACAAAACACAGGATTTGTTTCTATGAGTTGATTTAATCTTGTTCAAGAGAAGTATAAACTTCAGAGCTTTGAAGCTAGTGGTATGGGAgtctagagtggtaggggttggaagggacctctagagattatacAGTCCAAaaccccttgccaaagcaggtccacctccaTCAGGTGGCACAAGTCACCCACCGTTGGAAAAGATGGATTGCAGTTTGGTGTCTGATTTGAATAATGTTTTTCTAATGTTAGTGAAAGGtgttttaatttgctttctaAACCAGAAATTGCCTCTGACGGGCTGAAGGGCCGTGTGTTTGAGGTGAGCCTGGCTGATCTGCAGAACGATGAGGTTGCCTTCCGTAAATTTAAACTGGTAACCGAGGACGTTCAGGGCAAAAACTGTCTGACCAACTTCCACGGCATGGACCTCACCAGGGATAAAATGTGCTCCATGGTCAAAAAATGGCAGGTGCGTGAGGAGCGGGGCCGGCGTGGGTGGATGGGTGGCAGTGGCTGCAGGCACATGGGATGGCATCGGCAGCCGCTCTTGGGGGCGTGTGGCTTTGGGGAGCCTGTCCTCTGTGCTGATGGTGAAGGACTCTCTTTCAGACCATGATCGAAGCCCATGTGGATGTCAAAACAACGGATGGTTACCTGCTGCGCCTCTTCTGCGTGGGTTTCACCAAGAAGCGCAACAACCAGATCCGCAAGACCTCCTACGCCCAGCACCAGCAGGTCCGGCAGATTCGCAAGAAGATGATGGAAATCATGACCCGAGAGGTTCAAACCAATGACCTGAAAGAAGTTGTCAATAAGCTGTAAGCTCTCTgggtttctctttttcccctcctctgcaGTTTAAGTAGCTGTTTGTTGGTCAGTCATTACCGAGGACCTGAGGATGCTCGTGCTTCCTGTGCTGTTTGGCAGACTAGGCAGGCTGCCTCTCATGGTGAAAACCGTTGCTGTGGAATACTTCCTCTGCATTGTATTTGACTTCCATCAGGCTCTCCAGAGATTTTTGATTCCtgtttctccagactaaaattGTCATTCTGATCAGCTGGGGCTGTGAATGTTGTGGGAACTTCTAATAGAAGGAAGTTTTCCAAAGTGAGTGTCTGCTTCCAAAAGTTGGATCGCAGATGTGCTCTCAAAATGAGCATGCTTGCACCGTATCCCTTTTCACATTGCAAGGAAAACATCCTAGAAGCTAAAGATCAGGGAAATTGTCAGAGAGCAAAGGTAATGCTGATGATGCAACCTCCTGCCGAATATTATGTGTGCGTACGCATGTTACATGCATATGTATGCCTATAATACGAGCGTTCTTTGAAGGTTGCGTTGCTGACGAAGAAGCAGGGGCCATTTCTAATGTCGTCGTACTGATGTGCTCTCTGATTTCCCAGGATCCCAGACAGCATTGGCAAAGACATAGAGAAGGCGTGCCAGTCCATCTACCCGCTGCACGATGTCTACGTCCGCAAGGTGAAGATGCTGAAGAAGCCCAAGTTCGAACGTAAGTCAGTTACAGCAAAAGGACGTGGGATGCCCTTAGttgaaaatgcatttgtttgtGGATAAAGGTGTTAAAGCAACATCCTAAGCTCCAGTAGCTGTCGtaaaaaggcttttctttctggTCCCATGTTTGGCTTTCGGATTTGAGAGCCAAGCAGTGATTGCTCACTTCAGAGCCTTTTAGGACTCTTGCCCTTGGAACTGCTGCTGGATGTGTAAAGGCTTTGGCTTGGGAATGAATGATGACAAAATGTTTCGGTCCCAGATGACACAGAGTGATTCcacttttccattttctgacaTTCCCATATAATGCAGTAGTAGGTGCTTGActttaaactttttatttttttaaagaaggtaATGTTTAGTTAGATTATGTAGCACTTCTTTTGCTGCTTGTTGTCGTGTGACTGTCagttgctgcagcagcatctccttGTGGGAGCTTTTCAAACTTGAGCTTGATCATACCTGCATCAGTTGTCGTTCACGTGGTTTAGCTGGTATACCATGAGTGATTCGGTAGCATAAAACTGTCCAAACAGGTGCATCTCTCATTCTTTGTGATACTTCTTGTTTCCAGTGGGCAAGCTGATGGAGCTGCATGGCGAAGGTGGTGGTGCTGGGAAGCCTTCTGGGGACGAGGCAGGCACGAAAGTAGAGCGAGCTGATGGATACGAGCCGCCCGTCCAAGAGTCTGTCTGAAACTAAAAATGCAcggaaaataaaagttttaatgTATGGAACTACTGTTTGGTGCCTGTGTTGCCGCTGGGCAGGGTTAGTACTGGGTATGAGGGTGGGCTTTTTTATAAGGCAAACATATTGCCttgctttaaacaaagaaaatactttcttggAGAGCTGTTTTTTCCCACTTGGCCATGTGGGACGAGTGGCAGCAGGAGGATTGTCCTTTCTGAACAGAGGGAAGTGTAACACCCAAAATTCTGTCTGTTGTCTCCCAGTAACACCCAGAATTCTGTAGAGCAGAGACACTGTAGGTGTGAGTGGTGGCTGTGCTAGTGACAGGCGCTGCAAGGAGCTGCAGCGTGTGGGAAATGGGTGCCACACAGGGAAGCTTCATGTACCACAGCCTTGTCTTATGGGAAAGTCTGGGATTTATCCAGGTGACTTCAGAATTACCATGTATGTCTGAGCTTCCTGGTGGCAGCTTGGTACGATTTCTTGTGGGATGGATTTGGTCTCTGATGGTCCCAAAGTGTTAAAGGGTCTTGGGTTCTGATTTTGCTGATAAAAGTGGTGGTAGTTCTGAGCAATGTAGAAATGCTGAGGAGCAGATTTATATGTAGTTTTTAAACCTCTCAGAACTGAGGGCTAACCAGGGGAAACACAGTGGTCTGTGTTCTGAAAAGAAAGGTACACTGAAGTCAGTTGCTGAGTAATTCAGGAGTGTCTTTTTGCTTGCTTGTTCAGCTTCTGCTGGCTTAAAAACTGGAGAGTGTGTTCTTCTGGCTAAAACAGGTGGGTATTTTGCACCATCAGCATTGTTCATTTTGGATTGGGCAAGAAACAACTTTGCAATGAAATTGGTGTTAAGTTTGTATaaagtctgaaaacaaaatggaagagTGACAGATTTGGAGAGATCACGGAGGTGGTGGTGGCTCTTACAGTGAACTGTGAAAGAACTGGAGACAAGGAATGAATGTTTCAGTAGTGGAATGTTACTGTTGCAATAGAGATGGCGGGGGAGGGTGGTGGTTTCACCTTTTCCTAGCTGGTGATTCTGGTTTGAAGCAAGAAAtatgcaaaatgaaaagaatgttTCCTAGTTTATTTAGAAGTCTGCAGGGGATGTGATTTCATGGTGTGATTCCAAGTGACTATTTCAATATGAGGGATTATGCTTCAAATGGCTTATGACttcgacctgctggagagcagctctgcagagggacctgggagttctggtgggcagcgaactaaccatgagccagcaatgtgcccttgtggccaagaaggccagtggcatcctgggatgcatcaagagtgtggccagcaggttgagggaggttctgctccccctctactctgctctggtgaggcctcatctggagtcctgtgtccagttctgggctcctcagctcaagagggacagggaagtgctggagagagtccagcgcagggccaccaagatgatcaggggactggagcatctttcatatgaggaaaggctgtgggaactggggctgtttagcctggagaaaaagagactgaagggggatctcattaatacctacacatttttaaaaggtgtataTCAGGAGGAcggggtggcacttttttctgtagtgtccagtgacaggactagaggTAATTGACataatctggaacacaaaaagttccacttaaacataaggagaagctattttactatgaggttgagggagccctggttcTATGATTCAGGTAACTGTTTTTTATCGGGTTGTAAGTACGGGCCTGCTTTTTCCAGTTTGTGTAGTGGAAGGGTGGCGAGTGCTTACAGTTgagacagcaggaaggaagagTGTTGCTTTTCAACATCTGCTTTGCTCCTTCCATCGGTACGCCTGAGGCAAGTGTCCTTGTCCTCCAGGAGTCACGGTCACTTTTTTGAAGACATAAGTTGCAAGAAATGCCCTTTCACTATAAAAATAACTTGTTGCCGGAGTTAGAAAAACAAGGCATGGTCCAGGATAAGCATGGTGAGGTTGAGGATCCTTGAACCTACTCCAGATGCGTACAAGTAACTATGTACAGGTGTATGTTCAAGATCTGCCGAAGCTTTCTAGTCATGGCTATGTGCTGGCAGTGTTTTCTCGGCTTCACAGTAGTTCCACCAATGCCATCTGAATGGACTGCAAGAGCAGGAGAGTCAGCCATCTTGAGGTGGTGTTTCTAAGTGAGCTCGCTTCTGAAAACTTGTCTTTTATGCTGATACTGTacttcagctgtatctcagaGGAGCAGCTGTTGCAAAAAGGCCAGTCTGAGAGATTTGGGGAAAGAATAACAACTTGCCTCTTCTGTTTTTTGGAGCAGTAGGCTGCTGGTGTTATGACATAGGGGCTCTGGGTAGATGTAAGCTTTCTAAAATGATTTCAGATGGGGgaaaaagcaagcaggaaggaaaaaaatataagaacCTCTATACAAATATCAGCTGGCAAATGACCTGTATGAATTCTACAGCGTGTAGAATTGCTGGTGGGCTCAGTGTCAGCCTGTGCCGTCCTCACCGGTTGCCAGGTGTGATGATGGCTGGTGCTGCCAGAGCATGTGTCATCGATCCTGCAGTGAGTGTAAGTGTGAAATGCACCTGAGCCTGAGGGCTGGAATAAACTTCTCGAGCCCCTGGGATTCTCTGAGGGGTTTGCATCATTTGTAAAGAAATCTGGTATTACTGTATTATCTGTTTGGGAGTAtggggtgaggtttttttatgttgGGTTAAATATATAAGTGGGATGAGATCCATCAAGcctgggggttggactagatgatctccaaaggtcccttccaagccccaccattctatgattctaagcccAAGGGGCAAGCTCAGCTCTACACAGCACGAGACAATAAATATGGCATCGTGGTTTAATTATAAAAATTTTATTGGTTAAATACATTCTTAATTTACAGAGGTACCATAACAAACTTACTGGACTTAGGACGCTGTTAATTGTACACAGGAGCAAAACCACCTTCCTGAAGATATTTCCAGAGGGTGGgtcaaacagaaaatgttttgataAATGAGGCTTTGATTATCATACTAAGGTCTAGCTGAATTTCAAGATTACGGCTGAAACTTGCTACTTTATCACAGTTAGGATTCCACCTCATGAGGGATGA is a window encoding:
- the RPS3A gene encoding small ribosomal subunit protein eS1, translated to MAVGKNKRLTKGGKKGAKKKVVDPFSKKDWYDVKAPAMFNIRNIGKTLVTRTQGTKIASDGLKGRVFEVSLADLQNDEVAFRKFKLVTEDVQGKNCLTNFHGMDLTRDKMCSMVKKWQTMIEAHVDVKTTDGYLLRLFCVGFTKKRNNQIRKTSYAQHQQVRQIRKKMMEIMTREVQTNDLKEVVNKLIPDSIGKDIEKACQSIYPLHDVYVRKVKMLKKPKFELGKLMELHGEGGGAGKPSGDEAGTKVERADGYEPPVQESV
- the LOC133625189 gene encoding ribonuclease CL2-like, which translates into the protein MAGWALYAALVLAALSGALGESRYEKFLRQHVDYPRTPVLAAHRYCENMLARRGVTAPGRPCKPSNTFVHASPEELSGACSAAADAAGLHSTAAALPLTACRLRGGDTRQPCAYRARQLQHHVRVACRDGLPVHLAGTRPPAP